A genomic window from Solanum dulcamara chromosome 11, daSolDulc1.2, whole genome shotgun sequence includes:
- the LOC129875250 gene encoding protein trichome birefringence-like 19, translating into MELLPFWRNSSIAQRTPRILIPVSLTLIILGLIPLYHPFYRYPANLIVDHSSTKSKDQKIKITEQDDEDTCDVFIGEWVRNPDAPYYTNTTCWAIHEHQNCMKYGRPDTEFLKWKWKPKGCDLPIFNPYQFLDMMRNKSMAFIGDSVGRNQMQSLICLLSRVEYPIDISYDTDQNFKRWKYTTYNFTLEAYWSPFLVTVRESDPDGPSHTGLFNLYLDEPDPKWTTQIEQFNYLILNSAHWFTRCSVYYEKNQIIGCHYCGLPNVTDLPINYGHQKALKTTLKAINSLENFKGVTFVRTIAPSHFEGGEWNKGGNCVRKSPYRSNETTLDGTSLEFYRTQVEEFKVATEEGKKKGKRFRLLDMTQAMLLRPDGHPSRYGHWPNASVVLYNDCVHWCLPGPIDSWSDFLLHMLKLEGRRALEENLQLK; encoded by the exons ATGGAGCTTCTTCCCTTTTGGAGAAACTCCAGTATAGCTCAGAGAACTCCAAGAATATTAATACCTGTTTCTTTAACATTAATCATTCTTGGTCTTATTCCTCTCTACCATCCTTTTTATAGGTACCCTGCGAATTTAATCGTAGACCATTCTTCTACTAAAAGTAAGGACCAAAAGATAAAGATTACGGAACAGGATGATGAAGACACATGTGATGTATTTATTGGAGAATGGGTTCGTAATCCGGACGCTCCATATTACACGAACACAACATGTTGGGCGATCCACGAGCACCAAAATTGCATGAAATATGGTAGGCCGGATACTGAATTCTTGAAATGGAAGTGGAAGCCTAAAGGGTGCGATCTGCCAATTTTCAACCCCTATCAGTTTTTGGATATGATGAGAAACAAATCTATGGCATTTATTGGAGATTCAGTCGGAAGAAATCAAATGCAGTCTTTAATTTGCCTCTTGTCACGG GTGGAATATCCAATTGATATTTCTTATGACACagatcaaaatttcaaaagatgGAAATACACAACATATAATTTCACCCTAGAAGCATATTGGTCACCATTTTTGGTCACAGTTAGAGAATCAGATCCTGATGGTCCTAGCCACACAGGACTTTTCAATCTTTATCTTGATGAACCTGATCCAAAATGGACTACCCAaattgaacaattcaattatttgaTCCTCAATTCTGCCCATTGGTTCACAAGGTGCAGTGTCTACTacgaaaaaaatcaaataattggGTGTCATTACTGTGGACTACCAAATGTTACTGATCTCCCAATAAATTATGGCCATCAAAAAGCACTTAAAACAACACTAAAAGCCATAAATAgtttagaaaattttaaaggTGTTACTTTTGTTAGGACAATTGCACCTTCTCATTTTGAAGGTGGTGAATGGAATAAAGGTGGAAATTGTGTAAGAAAAAGTCCATATAGAAGCAATGAGACAACATTGGATGGTACAAGTTTGGAATTTTATAGGACACAAGTTGAAGAATTTAAGGTTGCAACTGAGGAAGGGAAGAAAAAGGGTAAAAGGTTCAGATTATTGGACATGACACAAGCAATGTTGTTGAGACCAGATGGCCATCCTAGTAGATATGGACATTGGCCAAATGCTAGTGTGGTTTTGTATAATGATTGTGTGCATTGGTGTTTGCCTGGTCCTATTGATTCTTGGAGTGATTTCTTGCTTCATATGTTGAAGTTGGAAGGAAGGAGAGCCCTTGAAGAAAATCTTCAATTGAAATAA